One Nostoc punctiforme PCC 73102 DNA window includes the following coding sequences:
- a CDS encoding pentapeptide repeat-containing protein: MSPTNSMDIEEFFSRLDAGENDFSGVDLSGAVLSEVDLSGINLSGADLSGAILCKTKLGGADLRDANLSGADLRGADLRVTRMEGVNLENANLLEVNWHGAEKYGAYFYNTVMPDGELLTEPNTYG, encoded by the coding sequence GTGTCACCAACGAATTCGATGGATATTGAAGAGTTTTTCAGTCGTTTAGATGCTGGGGAAAATGATTTTTCAGGAGTCGATCTCAGTGGTGCAGTCTTAAGCGAAGTTGACTTGTCTGGCATTAATCTCAGTGGTGCTGATTTGAGTGGGGCGATCCTCTGTAAAACTAAGTTAGGGGGTGCTGATTTGAGAGACGCTAATCTGAGCGGTGCTGATTTACGTGGTGCTGATTTGAGAGTTACTCGTATGGAAGGCGTTAATCTTGAAAATGCTAACTTATTGGAAGTTAACTGGCACGGTGCGGAAAAGTATGGGGCTTATTTCTACAATACGGTTATGCCAGATGGTGAACTTCTAACTGAACCAAACACCTATGGCTGA
- the argB gene encoding acetylglutamate kinase gives MTDNDSEYIRQTEATRVRVLSEALPYIQQFAGRTVVVKYGGAAMKDSTLKDKVIRDIVFLSCVGLRPIVVHGGGPEINSWLDKLGIEPQFKNGLRVTDAATMDVVEMVLVGRVNKEIVALINQAGGLAVGLCGKDGNLFTARPQGQEGIGFVGEVSNVNIKILDTLASNGYIPVVSSVAADETGQAYNINADTVAGEIAAALGAEKLILLTDTSGILKDYKDQSTLIPKVDIREARELIVNGIVTGGMIPKVNCCVRSLAQGVRAAHIIDGRIPHALLLEIFTDVGIGTMILGSQFTS, from the coding sequence ATGACGGACAACGATTCTGAATACATCAGACAAACTGAAGCCACTCGTGTGCGTGTACTCAGTGAAGCACTACCTTATATTCAACAATTCGCCGGTCGCACTGTTGTTGTCAAATATGGTGGTGCAGCGATGAAAGATAGCACACTCAAAGACAAAGTTATCCGCGATATTGTATTCTTATCCTGCGTTGGCTTGCGTCCAATAGTAGTACACGGTGGTGGCCCAGAAATTAACAGTTGGTTAGATAAGCTGGGAATCGAACCACAATTTAAGAATGGTCTGCGAGTCACTGATGCCGCCACAATGGATGTGGTGGAAATGGTTTTAGTTGGTCGAGTTAACAAAGAAATTGTCGCGCTAATTAACCAAGCTGGTGGATTGGCTGTAGGACTTTGTGGTAAAGACGGTAATCTATTTACAGCCCGTCCCCAAGGTCAAGAAGGCATCGGTTTTGTGGGGGAAGTCAGTAATGTTAACATCAAGATTTTGGACACCCTCGCTAGCAATGGCTATATTCCGGTAGTGTCTAGCGTTGCCGCAGACGAGACAGGGCAAGCTTATAACATTAACGCCGATACTGTAGCTGGAGAAATTGCTGCGGCACTAGGAGCAGAAAAGTTAATTTTACTGACCGACACAAGTGGAATTTTAAAAGATTACAAAGACCAATCTACTTTGATTCCAAAAGTAGATATCCGCGAAGCCCGCGAGTTAATTGTCAATGGGATAGTTACCGGTGGGATGATTCCCAAAGTTAATTGTTGTGTGCGATCGCTTGCTCAAGGAGTCCGTGCCGCACACATCATCGATGGTCGCATTCCCCACGCCCTGTTACTAGAAATCTTTACTGATGTTGGGATTGGGACGATGATTTTGGGTTCGCAATTTACCTCTTGA
- a CDS encoding shikimate kinase yields the protein MSSLLQGVNLYLIGMMGVGKTTVGPLLAKHLGYGFLDLDGVIAKATDKSINQLFAEEGEAGFRQIESDVLSQVCAFTKLTIATGGGIVLRRENWGYLHHGLIVWLDVPVELIYRRLAEDTTRPLLQDADLKGKLRSLLEQRTPLYSQADLHITVQEGETPEDIANRIIEVIPNVLKPQASH from the coding sequence GTGAGCAGTTTATTACAAGGAGTTAACTTGTACTTAATTGGCATGATGGGCGTTGGTAAGACGACAGTAGGGCCCTTACTAGCAAAGCATCTGGGTTATGGGTTTTTGGATCTTGATGGTGTCATTGCCAAAGCTACAGATAAATCTATCAATCAGTTATTTGCCGAAGAAGGTGAAGCAGGGTTTCGCCAAATAGAAAGTGATGTACTTTCACAAGTTTGTGCTTTTACAAAATTGACTATAGCAACCGGTGGGGGCATTGTATTACGGCGAGAAAACTGGGGTTACTTGCACCACGGTTTGATAGTGTGGCTAGATGTGCCAGTTGAACTAATTTACAGGCGTTTAGCTGAAGATACCACCAGACCACTGTTGCAAGATGCTGATCTCAAAGGTAAATTGCGATCGCTCCTCGAACAACGAACACCACTTTACTCTCAAGCCGATTTGCACATCACCGTCCAAGAGGGAGAAACACCCGAAGACATTGCCAACAGAATAATTGAGGTAATTCCTAACGTTCTCAAGCCACAAGCTTCTCATTAA